ATGCCTAAAGGCCCGAAGAGTTCTTCCTGAAGGATGGGATTTCCAGCCTGAACTTTGATAAGTCCCGGTTTGAAACTGTTTTCAGAGAGTCTTTCGAGGGGTAAAATAACTTCGGCGCCGTTTTCCAAAGCTTTTTCGTACTGTTGCTGTAGTTCATCGGCAAGGTCAGGACGTGCCATACCGCTGAGGTTGGTATCTTTATTAAAAGGATCGCCTGCAACATACCTTTGAAATTCTTCTTTAAAAATAGGCATGAACGCATCTTCGATGCTTTTCTGTATGATAAACCGTTTTCCGGCATTACAGGCCTGTCCGCAGTTTTGTAATCTGGCTTTCGCTGCGCTTTTAGCGGCTTTTTTAAAATCAGCATCATCCAAAACAATAAAAGCATCGCTACCGCCAAGTTCTAGTAATGATTTTTTGATGTTCTTGCCTGCATTCGCTGCCACTTCTGCTCCGGCTTTTTCGCTGCCGGTTAAACTCACCGCTTTGATGATAGGGTGGGCAAGCAGCTCTTTTACTTCACTGTGGCCAATTTCAAGATTCTGGAAGATGCCTTTCGGGAAACCTGCTTCCGCAAATACTTCTTCAATCATTCTGCCGGTACCAAAACAAATGGAGGCATGCTTCAGTACCACCGTGTTCCCCGCCAAAATGGCCGGAACCGCAAACCGAAGCACTTGCCAGAAAGGGAAGTTCCAGGGCATTACTCCCAGAATGACACCCATGGGCATATAATGTACTTCTGATACCCGATATTCTGTTGAGATTTTTTCTGGCTGTAAAACATTTGGCGCATCTGCATAATAACGCGCCATGAGGGCACACTTTTCGACCTCGGAGATGGATTGTGAGATCGGTTTATTCATTTCCTTGGTGATGTTCTCAGCGTATTTTTCTTTGTTCTTATCCAGCAAATCAGCGAGTTTGCCGATGAGGTTTTGCTTTTCATTGAAAGCGACAGTTCGCCACTCTTCAAAGGTAGCCTGTGCTGTCTGTAGTTTATCTTGTATATTCATATCCTATATCTATTATTGTTCGTTGAGAAAACATACGTATTACAAAGGTATAAAATTGATGCTGCATGCGGGTATGGTTTTTATTTAGGGCTGAATGAAATTGTAAATTTCTTCGTCACTATGGTAAATTTTAGTTAATTTTGGAATTATAAAATTTATACAATGAACACACCATCAGAATTAAAGTACACCAAAGATCATGAATGGATCAGGATTGAAGGAAATGTAGCCACCATCGGCATTACCGACTTTGCGCAGGGCGAATTAGGGGACATCGTTTTTGTTGATGTAGATTCCGTGGACGAAGAGCTCTCCGCCGGCGATGTATTTGGCAGTGTAGAGGCAGTAAAAACCGTATCAGATCTTTATCTGCCAGTTTCTGGAAAGGTGATTGAATTTAATGAAGAACTTGAAGGGCAGCCTGAACTGTTGAATACCGATCCGTATGGCAATGGGTGGATCATTAAACTGGAAGTAGCCGAAGGTGCAGACCTTGGGGAACTGATTACTGCAGAGGAATATCAGGCGTCACTTGGATAAGATCTCCCGAATATTCAGGAAAATCCTGTGGGTTTACTGGGTATTTCTTACCTATATGTTGCTGCGCCCAAGCGTAGAGAGCGCCGACTATCCGTTTATGTTCAGCGGAATTGATAAGGTTCTACATTTAGTCATATTTGCCATGTTGGGATTCTGCTTTTGTGCAGCATTCCCTAGGGTAAAATTCTGGACATTCTTTCAGCTGATGATTATCTACTCGCTACTAACTGAAATTTTGCAGGGAACGATGGGATTAGGCCGCTCACTTGAAACATTGGATCTGTTAGCCGATACCATAGGCTTTCTACTAGGATATCTAATGTTTATTAAACTTAAAAGAACTATCTCATAATAACCACCTTTTCCGGGTGGTTTTTTTGTTTGCGAGGTTGGGTGGTTAATTTTTCCTGTTCTGGTTCAGGGAGTTGTGGGATAAGTGGGAAAATAATGGTCTGATGATTTGGAATGGGAGATAAATGGCGTATCTTTGCAGTCCCAAATGAGGGGAAGCGCAGTAGTAGAATTAGAGAGACCGGAAGTTGTTTATAGATTTTTGGAAGGCGTTAAAAGATGCTTGAAAAAAAACTTCAGAAAACATTTTGCAGATTCAAGATTAGTTGTATCTTTGCAATCCCAAATCGAGAGAAGCGGGGAGCGGAGTAGAAGATTAAGGATTGGATTCAGTGGAGAATAAG
This DNA window, taken from Chryseobacterium sp. 6424, encodes the following:
- a CDS encoding aldehyde dehydrogenase family protein translates to MNIQDKLQTAQATFEEWRTVAFNEKQNLIGKLADLLDKNKEKYAENITKEMNKPISQSISEVEKCALMARYYADAPNVLQPEKISTEYRVSEVHYMPMGVILGVMPWNFPFWQVLRFAVPAILAGNTVVLKHASICFGTGRMIEEVFAEAGFPKGIFQNLEIGHSEVKELLAHPIIKAVSLTGSEKAGAEVAANAGKNIKKSLLELGGSDAFIVLDDADFKKAAKSAAKARLQNCGQACNAGKRFIIQKSIEDAFMPIFKEEFQRYVAGDPFNKDTNLSGMARPDLADELQQQYEKALENGAEVILPLERLSENSFKPGLIKVQAGNPILQEELFGPLGMVMIAENDEEALQLANDIPFGLGNAVWTKDETRQAYFVENLQSGTVSLNKETSSDPRLPFGGAKASGYGTELSLHALKEFVTVKTVVGN
- the gcvH gene encoding glycine cleavage system protein GcvH; translated protein: MNTPSELKYTKDHEWIRIEGNVATIGITDFAQGELGDIVFVDVDSVDEELSAGDVFGSVEAVKTVSDLYLPVSGKVIEFNEELEGQPELLNTDPYGNGWIIKLEVAEGADLGELITAEEYQASLG
- a CDS encoding VanZ family protein, giving the protein MDKISRIFRKILWVYWVFLTYMLLRPSVESADYPFMFSGIDKVLHLVIFAMLGFCFCAAFPRVKFWTFFQLMIIYSLLTEILQGTMGLGRSLETLDLLADTIGFLLGYLMFIKLKRTIS